ttatttctctgatgCTATGGATTCTCTCACACAAATACACCTTACCTTTTGTACTTTTTGTACTCTGTTTCTAGCTCTTCTTGTGTATCAGTGGTTCTCTGCCTTCAAGAGAGCTTACAGGCCCAGCGAAATATATCGATTTAAACGACGGAAGCTGACTAAACTCATGGATCAGTTTGATCAGTTAGGTCCTGATCAAGTGGAGGGGCTTTTGCCCCTTGTGGATTAAAAATTACTAGcccagtttgttttaaaaatttaccCAGTTCTGACAAACATGTACGTATGCCCAGCAAAACTTTTTCATCTTTAAGATGTTACAGaactctttgttttttttccccaactaaGTAAAAGACTAGAAACTAACAAGGTTATCCCTTTTGGATATATTAGCGATTATCCAACTACTGTATGAGAAAATACATGCTGCCGTTAGGACTTGGGTCTACAGCAGGCCTTGAACATTGGGCTTATGGAATGCCAAGCAGGTATCTGACATGGACACAGCCATCTTCTTATAATTAGACAGGAAACTTCAGAAATCACCCTCTGGCAAGAAAGCCACCTGGTTAAAACAGGCCACTGCTGAAGTGACTCCCACAAAAGCTTACAACTCTGAGGTGCAAGCCTTTCTAACAGAAAACAGTTATTTGCAATGCCTCTTTTgacttgttgttcttgtttagtcgttaagtcgtgtctgaatcTTCATCGGATTTTTGACTGCTACAGCGAAAACCCGAGACTGGGCATATTTTTTTGCTCCCTGCTCTGATCCAGTGGTTCTGAGCCCTGgtaatccaggtattcttggactgcaaatggccagcacagctagagatgaagggttctgggagttacagtccaagaacacctgggttacccaaggatgggaaccactgctctcacCTGAATAGAAATTCTTGGGCAGCCACATCAACCTTTCCTTTCTTAGTCCAGGGGTATTGGTTAATGCCAAGCCAGCCCATAAAAATAGACTTATTCACAAAGTCAGTCTGGCTAGTTATAGTTGGAGAAGGATCAGAAAAGGCCAGGAGGGAAGGGGTTGCAGTCCTGAACAGAATTATCCACTTACTTCACTAGGAAACCAATCCGTCAGGCAACTAGTTCTGAAACTTAGTAGCAGAGATGTAAATCCTTGGTTGTCCCATAATTGCAGGCAAGGATGAAGAACCACAACATTATTCTCTTTGCCTTGAAAGAGGAAGAATACTGTGTGGGTCTCtgaaaaagaggagagaacaaaaaaaaaaaaaaagaaaaatttaaactatttttgggtgcaaataaaacaaattgcaGAAAATGATGATGACAGATGCTATGTTATGGAGGCTTTTAAGCATCATAAGCATCAGAAGGGATTCTTTTGAACCTCTATGTATGCACTTAGCTTCTTAAAAGAAAAGGAGACTAGTTCTTAAGAGAGGCAAGTCCTGATGAGAAAAACTAATGGTGTTTTTCTTGCTCTTACCTGGAGAGCAAGAAAAGGGCTTGAGAACCCCTTAGTGAGGTGTTCCATCCTAAAGAGAGGAGAACACAGAATTTTGCAAGTATTCATTATATTCTTTATATCCCTAGTTTGTATCTGGCATTGGGCAGTATAGACAGAACAGGGATCTTACTGGTATATTTGTGTATTTTCTagagacatttaaaaatatttaagccATTTAAGTAACTTTTAGGGTTATTCTTAGAGGAATCTGCctcttttttctatttattttatcagCTTtaagctcaccccccccccaaaaaaaaaggaatgagaaaCTAACAAGCAATGGAACGTTTTACTTTTAAATACATTATAATAAGACATGACAAAAAAATATGTTTCAGACAATATGGCAAGTAACAGCTAGggattactttaaaaaataattttctaaacTTTCCCTGTCTTCTTGTTTGACCTGTAGATGTAAACAACGACtaaaaacatccatgtttttcatCCATGTTTACATTTTGAGATGTAACCTGGGGCTATGCCCTCCTACTATAAGACGGTGTGTGTTGGTCCCTGTTTTCAGTTTACTTTTGTGGctggtgtttttaattatgtataaatggtgcatttttaattatgttaTGTATCACCATGGGCTCCCTTAGGAAGAGGTGTAGTGTCTTTAAAATAGCATGAATTAAAGCCGCTTCCAGGTTAAGGGAAGAAGATCAACACACTCCAAAAATGCTTTACCCTGATCCACACTGTCACTCCCTGCgaaaaaaaatttgggggggggggatggcattCAGAGGTCCAGTCACAAATCTCTCACATGACAGAGTTTAGCCCTCATAAAGCATTTGTTCCAGTAGTTAACAGTAGTTCCTGGGGACAGATGAAGtaccctctttcaccctctcctcCTGCAGAAACATTACCCTTTTTTTGGGCTATTTCGAAGTAGCCACTCCAGTTTTGGATGCTGGAGGAAGAGAAGCGGTTACTTGAATTCTGgagaaacacagtacagtggggtgttgacttgagaacttaatccgtattggaaggcggttctcaagtcaaaaagttctcaagtcaaatctgcatttcccataggaatgcattgaaaaccatttaatccgtatctgctcttttccgtccatagaaactaatgggaagctgctattccgccttcgaccactagagggggatattttgtttctttttttcttaggtcaagaaaggtttggggaaggcagggaaaatacagtccaggcagtccagtaccaggcagtctgaagactgtctcccaatccactctctaaacgctgggaggagtgaagaagcagacaggcacccttttcactggccaacagttaactgaaagttcactttttgcactttccctgccccccacgtgggtttttttcagttcttaactcaaatctaagtacttaagtcaagtcaatattttcctaagagagcggttcttaagtcaaaatgttcttaactcaagccgttcttaagtcaagaccccactgtaatgaatCCACACATTCCAAAAGATAACATCTAAAGGTGCTGTCAGCATCCACAGAGAAGACACCATGAGCCATGTTTTCGGATTCCACTGGATGCAGATCAttcagtgcattttttaaaaaaagtcaataaTATCTTTGAAAAAGGTTACCAATCTCCAAGAAACCAGAAAGGTTTTCAGCAATATCTTTGCttatctttttcttctccccacaCTCTGTTTTACATGATGAAGCGACCATGAGTTGGTATTTTAAACCAGTCATGGTAGTGAACATGTTTGATGAATGTTCCAAATAATAAAGATGACTCATCATCAATTCCTGGCTCAGCAgacatttcaaaagttttccaGGATGTGGTGCACCATGATTTTACATTGCGCCAGAGCAAGTATTAATAAAAATCAATCACCAGAGACTTCGAGGGAAATAAAAATAGCAGAGGTGTGGGCATCCTTGCAGCAGGTTCTGAAGTGAGCACAAAATAATGTAAGCTCTTCACAATGTCCCTGTTTTTCTTTCATGTCCATTTTATTACTTTGTCATCTAATACTCTCATTAATCCTTGGGCTGGTTTCCTGACTAGCATTTTCAAATCCTGTCTATTTTTACTTGAAATAGGTCATGCTTTATCATAGGTTTGCAAGGCTTGCCATTTTTAATTTCTAGAATTTGTTTGCTATTTGCTTCATTTTCGCAGGTCCTTTTTAGGACCCCATCAAGTCTGCTGTTAAACCATGCTAATATcttattaagggacgtggtggtgctgcgggctaaaccgcagaagcctttgtgtgctgcagggtcagaagaccagcagtcgtaagattgaatccacatgacggagtgagctcgcgtcgctttgtcccagctccttgccagcctagcagttgaaaagcatgtaaatgcgagtagataaataggtaccatcttggtgggaaggtaaacagcgttccgtgtatagccgtgctggccacatgacaacggaaactgtctttggacaaatgctggctctacggcttgaaaacggggatgagcaccgccccctagagtcgaacacgactgactaaaatgtcaaggggaacctttacctttacctaatatctTATTAAACTTAGGGTGTGATTTACGCGGGCAGATTGTCTTGGGCTAGTTTGAGCTAGATCATCCTAAACAGGGGCACTTTGAGGTGAGGTATGTCAGCTGAGTTTCGGGGCAGAAAACCGCACTGTACCTCAAGCAACTCTTCCTccctttcaaggaaaaaaataaaacaaaacaagattccAATCCTTGTCCCCATCTCTCCTTCTCCATAGGGGAACGTGATgaagctttcatttttgttttaatttccaagTGGCACAGTGCAAAAGTGGCTCGCTGAATAACCAAATCAGTGCTGGCAaaaaagggctttaaaaaaactattgcaTACTCTTCTGTCTCGCCCTCTATgggggagcaggaggaagctttccatttcctaATGAGTTATTAGATCCTGAAGCAGTTAAGCAAAACTATTGCTTAAGCCATCTGCTTTGGTTCAAACCCAGCAATCACGCATGCCGGAATAGGGTCAAAACAAAGCAATCTtacccacaacaaaacaaaaacaaaacccagtagcccctgacaggacCCAAAAGAGACGGGCTGGTTTGTGATTGCCCACACATCACgtggctgcaggaaaaaaaagagcgaACTAGCCTGTGCAGAAACCAGACCAAACTGGAGGATGAATCCCTGTCTGACTGCATCCTTATTCTAGCAaagttgtttttattctttctcattcacGGTACACATTACTGTGATGAATCCAACCTCACTGTAACTCCTTTCTGGGAGTATCGGAACAAAGAACACGGCAAtacacagcacactttgcttttgctttggagGCAGTGAGACCCCTAGTTTGAAGGTTTATGCACATTCCAGAGTGACTTGGCCTCTCAAATCTCTTGGAAGCCATAAGGTTTACTCAGCTCATTGATTTGTCAGTTCCAACTTCCTCTTGGGAAACTCCCAAGCACCCAGTGGAATATCTGAAATAGATGTTTCCTTGATCTTTGTACGGATAGGAAAGAAGCAAGACAAAATCTGCACTACGGTAGGGCGTCATGGGTTTTATGCCTcgtcttttcctccatctgcaaaGTGTTAGTAGAATCATTGCATCGTTTGTCGAATTCTAGGAAGTGTTTGCTAAACACTGATGCTCATTTATAATTTCAAAGTAATTATTTATGGGTCTTTAATACAAACCCAGAAGTGAAAATTGAAGGTGATCTGGCTTTGTTACCTAGCCCTGAAGTTGGCTTCATCTTGAAGAAACTCTCCGAAACTTATTGTGAAAAACTAACTAACTTGGTTGTTTTGGcatttaaagaaaactgaaagaataAGCACTGTGTTAAGTAAGAGAGAGGACCTTTTCTCCCATTCTCAGAATACTAGAACCACGTGCCATCCACTCAAGCTTTTGGTGGGAGTTACTGTTAATCCAATTTACACACTGACCAGTGTCACAGGAGCTGACGACAGCTAACAGTCTACATAAAAACACataggctgtgactacatggtccaataccacaggatttgctccactttTATAATGGGTGCACATGAAGTacttttttactgaccacatgatgcaaaggctgatctGAATCGATCCCGTTCTTTTTGTTCCCAAAGCAGATTTTGTTATCTCTGCCACTAAGGGACtgtactttttcaagctggaacaattaGAACAGGCTTTTTCCTGTATaattagttgtgatacattcttgtaaagaccAGGGACGTGTCTGTAGGTGGTGCTTTGATGTGTTGAGTGTGATACTTAGAACTGGGGGAATATGCCctcacattctttcctctcccatgATCATCCTCCAAATTTTAGAAGAATTTGTTACATATACAGTGGAACCCCCTGTATCTGAAGGGGACTGGTTCCAAGTCACTCCCGTGGATGCTTAAAAAGTGTGGATAGTAGCAAACAGTTAGCGAACCTCTAGTAAATATGCTTTTAAACTTTATCGTTAATTTCTCAAttaggacacactcattaggcccatcaggaagaaacctagtttggtggcggacgaaattggcaactacaggcccgtcgccaatgtttctttccttagcaaggtagtcgagagggtggtggccgaccagcttcaagcgctcctggatgaaacagatgctctggatccattccagtcgggcttcaggccgcgccacggcacagaaatggctttggtcgccctgtgtgatgacctattgagggaggccaataggggcaaagtgtccctgttggtcctcctcgatatctcagcggcctttgataccattgaccacggtatcctcctggggaggctcttcgagttgggaataggtggcctggcattgtcctggctccgttccttcttggaggaccgcccccagagagttcagcttggggagagagtctcggccccgtggagcctcaattgtggggttccacaggggtcgattatctccccaatgctatttaacatctatatgaggccgctgggtggggtcatcagggggtgtggtgcttcgtgtcaccagtatgcggatgacacgcagctctacatctcctttttgccaactgcaggagaagccatcctgtgccttcagcgctgcctggggactatactggaatggatgcaggagagcgggcttaggctgaacccggacaagacggaagtactgagggtgggccctcccacagttggggatttgggaaactccctctctttttggggggtgactctccctgcaaaggacggtgtacgcagcttggggatccatctggacccggtgctctccatggagtcacaggtggcgtcggtggtccgcaccgccttttttcacctcaggcggatagcccagctgcggccctacctggatgtgggggcgctcaccatcttagtacacgcgctcgtaatctcaagattagaccactgtaatccgctctacgtggggcttcctttgaggttgctgcggaaattacaggtggtgcagaatgcggcggccagattactcagtggagtgaaaaaattccaacatatttcgcccactctggctgcattgcattggctgcccatcaggttccgcatcgactttatacaattacgtataaagccctaaacggtttagggcctcgatacctggcggaacgcctactcccaccaagttctacctgggtcacacgggcgagccaggaggtgaggctgaggagcttaacgccgagggaggcccgaaaagagaaaacaagaaatagggccttctcggcggtggctcctcgcctttggaataacttacctcctggcattcgcggagctccctcgctgggcacctttaagaacctattaaagacttggatgtttcggcaggccttctctccagattacttttgattttcttctctcctttattgttcccCTATTTTTACTTGTTGTTGTAATtaggctgttttatgttattgtattttatctctgttgttggccgcctagagtagtccaccacgactagataggcgggatataaattaaataaataaataaataaattataaggaAAGAGGAACTTTTTTCCATCAGAAACCTTCCCCCTTCTATCAAGCTAGCAATTCTCCCATAGTTTCTCTGTGAAACTTTGCTCCAGGCAGCCTGAAGATCTGGCCTGGACCTCAGGAATGGATCTGCCAGACCTTAAATTGCTTCCGATAATCCAGTTTCATAAACCAAACACTTTGCTTTTAACACTATAATTTTAACACTTTACTTATCAACTTTAATTTATTAATTCCTTGCTTGTATGGAAAGAGGAATTTTTTTCTGCGAGAACCCCCCACCCCTCCTACCAAGCTAGCAAAAATTCTCCCCTAGCTTATCTGTGAAACTTCTCTGTGAAACTCTCCAGGCATTCTGAAAATTTGGCCTGGATCCAGGGAACGGATCTGCAGAATTTAAACAGCTTCTGGTTACCTGGTTTTATCAACTGCAGTgactgtgaataagtgaatcagtggatactgatccagtcGATACTGGGGTTCGACTGTAtaagattagcactagatcaccctatcaccttATTGCTGGGTCCTCATCATTATTGATTCTCATATTATTCCCCATAAAAAGATCAGCAGGGGCAGGATCAGAGGAAGGAATGAAAGCAGTGGGACTGTAGGCTGGAATGTGAATCACATCACATCAAGTATAAACAGTGAACTCACAAATCCGTCTACAACCCCTGTGTGAGGACTTGCTGTGATTTCAAACAAATTTACGCTGCGAATCAAGTGCAGTCTCATTCATTGCTGAAATCACAAATCACGTGTTTTCTTGTTTAGCATTATATTTGCAGATCTTTCAAACACAGTTATGAAATCTGCTTCAAACTTGGAGTAAGACAACAGTCCTTCTTAACATCATGTCAGCCAAGGTCAATCTCCATGCAAGATACAGCATGAACTACCAAGAACACTTAATAGCAAGAAGTCGGGAGATAATTTGCATtgtaaaaagggggaaggaaagatggaggcaacttttcccccctctttgctACAAAGTCTGCAGTATTATGTCCATATTAAGTATgcagcagaaaaaggaagaacagaaatcCATCCATCACTGCTGATACAAACAACATCCAATAAAGAGATTAGGACCAGAAAGGACACTTGATTGTGATAATTGATGCCAAAACTATCAGGATGTGATGGACACACATCAGAACAATACccattaaatagtattcttttgtattcgcgaaggctttcacggccgggatctaatggttgttgtgggtttttcgggcttcttggccgtgttctgaaagtggttcttcctaacgtttcgccagtctctgtggctggcatcttcagaggacagcaaactgtttgctgtcctctgaagatgccagccacagagactggcgaaacgttaggaagaaccactttcagaacacggccaagaagcccgaaaaacccacaacaaccagtattcttttattaatgcttTAATGCCCCTAAATGAACTGGAACAGAACAGAATGGCCTGGAACGGCAGCTTCTCAGCATAACAAGCTAACAAAATTGACTAATTACGCTTGATTAGAGAATGCCCATACCACAAGACACAACACATCAACAGAGATAATATTCCAGTTGGTCAGCTTCAAAGACTCTGAAGTTGCCATTCCAGGCCATTCTGTTCTCGCTCTTTTGGGGGTCTTGAAGTGTGCATAAAAGAGtaataaaatattgttctgatgtgtatccttcccttccctatagttttctcagcatttttaattACCAAGCGTCCATTCCGGCTCACTGTCTTCTGCTCTGTTCTGCACCAGCTTTTACCTGATCTTGCCAATAATGGAACACACTTGTCTATAAAGATACCAAAACTTGGAATTCTAGCATAATCTACCCCATAGGAATAATTT
The Pogona vitticeps strain Pit_001003342236 chromosome 1, PviZW2.1, whole genome shotgun sequence genome window above contains:
- the LOC140704068 gene encoding uncharacterized protein LOC140704068 isoform X7, which produces MPSETHTVFFLFQGKENNVVVLHPCLQLWDNQGFTSLLLSFRTSCLTDWFPSEIMGMSSSQDHEEEKGGKNPAQCLAYHFYHLVSEDNLEKQQLSSG